The Microbacterium sp. zg-Y1090 sequence CTCGGTGAGGTCGGGGTGCGCGGCGCGCGGCCGTGCCGCGGGGGACACGGCCACGGGCGCGTCGCCCCCGGTCGCGCCGTCGCCCGCCGCGCGCCCCTGCGCGCCGGCCGCGAAGCGAGCGATCACGCGCCGCGTGACCTCCGGCGCGAGAAGCGCGTCACCGGCCGCAGCCACCCGCACCGCGGTGACGAGCTCCTCCGGCCCCGCGTTCTTCAGCAGGAATCCGCTCGCCCCCGACTCCAGCGCCTGGAACAGGTAGTCATCGCGGTCGAAGGTGGTCACGATGACGACGGCCGCGCGCAGCGCGGCATCCGACACGATGCGTCGCGTGGCTTCGATTCCGTCCATGTCGGGCATCTGCACATCCATGCAGATGACGTCCGGCCGCAGGGCGGATGCCGCGGACACGGCCTCCACGCCCGTCGCCGCCTCACCCACCACCTCGATGTCGTCGGCGGCGTCAAGGATCATCCGGAACCCGGCACGCATGACCGCGTGGTCGTCGACGAGCAGCACGCGGGTCGCGGCGCGGCTCATGCGGGCACCGCCGCGCGCAACGGCATCCGCACCCGCACCAGGAACCCGCCCCGCGCGCGCGGACCGGCCTCGATCGTCCCGCCCGACGCCGCGGCGCGCTCGCGCATGCCGACGAGTCCGAGGCCGGGGCGGTCCGTGGTGCGCACGCGGCCGGTGTTGGTGAGCTCGAGCTCGACCGCATCGTGGTCGTAGCGCAGGCGC is a genomic window containing:
- a CDS encoding response regulator — translated: MSRAATRVLLVDDHAVMRAGFRMILDAADDIEVVGEAATGVEAVSAASALRPDVICMDVQMPDMDGIEATRRIVSDAALRAAVVIVTTFDRDDYLFQALESGASGFLLKNAGPEELVTAVRVAAAGDALLAPEVTRRVIARFAAGAQGRAAGDGATGGDAPVAVSPAARPRAAHPDLTERETEVLRLVAAARSNAEIAQQLFIGEATVKTHVSNVLQKLGARDRVAAVVYAHTHGLV